The proteins below come from a single Nostoc sp. KVJ3 genomic window:
- a CDS encoding CHAT domain-containing protein, with amino-acid sequence MQPNLQYVSLITLTLLSLLGFGMAYPDNNQVSTNTRLKYNFGEKAQALPQNNQLSEIERLNEEAIKESRQGQPEQGLQRLQQALAITREHGERSLEAVTFNNIGRIYQSQKKYPEALQSYQQALLINKELGDLVRLGKTYSNIGYLFDIQNQPELAIFFYKHCLINREKARLNPSALSATQPDAYSITVSQTYRILSERLLKQERVAEAQRTMDLLKVEELEEYLQTVPGNQRTAKGLNIAATEKPIKQKLEQTLDSAVVLGKELTKLRKISPKERSLEQKQRIEQLVLNQQQLLDKFNEFINSPSVKAQIEEISRTARRQNLDLENLNELRDNLARLPQKSAILYPLILKDSLELVLVTPESPPIHRTVAVKRENLHQTIATFRQALINPSQNIKAPAHQLYDWLIKPIEKELKESGTETLIYAPDEQLRYIPITALYDGKQWLVQRLGVNHITSASLTNLNTPQKSTLRVLAGAFTKGNYEIKVGNRQVAFAGLPFAMQEVENLAATVPETTKLLDDAFSPKVAVPQMDDYTIVHLATHAAFVVGKPEDSFILFGNGDRVNLRNVATWSLPHVDLVVLSACETGLGGKLGNGEEILGFGYQMQQTGAKAAIASLWSVDDGGTQALMSAFYGILSTQKLTKAETLRQAQISLINGDWKVRSHNVHVAEVSDFSHPYYWASFILIGNGL; translated from the coding sequence ATGCAGCCTAATCTTCAGTATGTTAGTCTTATTACTTTAACTCTACTTAGTTTACTAGGTTTTGGGATGGCGTACCCAGACAATAACCAGGTAAGCACAAATACAAGGTTGAAATACAACTTTGGCGAAAAAGCTCAAGCTTTACCCCAAAATAATCAGCTTTCAGAAATTGAAAGGCTCAATGAAGAAGCTATCAAAGAATCTCGGCAAGGTCAACCGGAACAAGGGTTGCAGAGATTACAGCAAGCACTAGCCATTACCAGAGAACATGGAGAGCGCTCTTTGGAAGCAGTAACATTCAATAACATCGGCAGAATCTACCAAAGTCAAAAAAAGTATCCTGAAGCACTGCAATCTTATCAGCAAGCCCTATTAATTAATAAAGAACTTGGGGATCTCGTTCGACTTGGCAAAACCTACAGTAACATAGGTTACTTATTTGATATCCAAAATCAACCAGAGTTAGCAATTTTTTTCTACAAGCATTGCTTAATTAATCGTGAAAAAGCTCGCTTGAATCCATCAGCACTTAGTGCGACACAACCAGATGCTTACAGCATAACTGTTAGCCAGACATATCGGATTTTGAGTGAGCGATTGCTCAAACAAGAACGTGTTGCTGAAGCACAAAGGACAATGGATTTACTCAAAGTTGAAGAACTAGAAGAATATCTTCAGACGGTACCAGGTAATCAACGGACTGCCAAGGGTCTTAATATAGCGGCTACAGAAAAACCAATTAAACAAAAGTTGGAGCAAACCCTCGATAGTGCTGTTGTGTTGGGTAAAGAACTGACAAAACTACGGAAAATTTCTCCCAAGGAGCGATCGCTCGAACAGAAACAACGCATCGAGCAATTAGTCTTAAATCAACAGCAACTTTTGGATAAATTTAACGAATTTATCAATAGTCCTTCAGTGAAAGCACAGATAGAGGAAATTAGCCGTACAGCTAGGCGGCAAAATTTGGATTTGGAGAATCTCAACGAACTTCGGGATAATTTGGCGAGATTGCCTCAAAAATCTGCAATCCTCTATCCACTGATTTTAAAAGATAGCTTGGAATTGGTATTAGTCACTCCTGAATCTCCACCAATTCATCGCACCGTTGCTGTAAAACGCGAAAATCTCCATCAAACAATTGCTACTTTTCGCCAAGCTTTAATCAATCCCAGTCAAAATATCAAAGCACCTGCACACCAATTGTATGACTGGCTAATTAAACCTATAGAAAAAGAACTGAAGGAATCAGGTACAGAAACTCTGATTTACGCTCCAGATGAGCAGTTACGCTATATTCCGATAACTGCTTTATATGATGGCAAACAATGGCTGGTGCAGCGTTTGGGTGTCAATCACATTACATCTGCCAGTTTGACTAATTTAAATACCCCACAGAAATCTACTTTGCGGGTTTTAGCTGGTGCTTTTACTAAAGGTAATTATGAAATTAAAGTTGGGAATCGACAGGTTGCTTTTGCTGGTTTGCCCTTTGCAATGCAGGAAGTGGAAAACTTAGCCGCTACGGTTCCTGAAACTACGAAGCTTTTAGACGATGCTTTTAGCCCCAAAGTCGCTGTACCCCAAATGGATGATTATACAATTGTCCATTTAGCGACTCATGCAGCCTTTGTGGTGGGGAAACCAGAAGATTCGTTTATTTTATTTGGAAATGGCGATCGCGTTAACTTGAGAAATGTCGCTACTTGGTCACTTCCTCATGTTGATTTAGTAGTGTTGAGCGCCTGTGAAACCGGCTTGGGAGGTAAGTTAGGCAATGGTGAGGAAATTTTGGGCTTTGGCTATCAGATGCAACAAACTGGTGCTAAAGCTGCGATCGCCTCGCTGTGGTCTGTAGATGATGGTGGTACACAAGCGCTTATGAGTGCTTTTTATGGTATACTTTCTACCCAGAAGTTGACTAAAGCTGAAACCTTACGACAAGCTCAAATCTCATTAATTAATGGAGACTGGAAGGTAAGAAGTCACAATGTACACGTAGCGGAAGTTAGTGATTTTAGTCATCCGTATTACTGGGCATCCTTTATTTTGATTGGCAATGGGCTTTAG
- a CDS encoding DUF1815 family protein, which produces MFLRLAHQHRQFVQDLVMNLQALAVVLERRGYPASCYTCGDQMNSASFMVSLGDNHLIRFLVSDYGITWTEMRDDRELMKLEGAEAISQLDELADLVKQSMQTDTGSKILAKKY; this is translated from the coding sequence GTGTTTCTGAGACTAGCACATCAACATCGACAATTCGTCCAAGACTTGGTAATGAACCTGCAAGCCTTGGCGGTCGTATTAGAACGGCGTGGGTATCCTGCGTCTTGTTACACCTGCGGCGACCAAATGAATAGTGCATCGTTTATGGTTAGCTTGGGTGATAATCACCTAATTCGGTTTTTGGTGTCCGATTACGGGATTACTTGGACGGAAATGCGGGATGACCGCGAATTAATGAAGCTAGAAGGTGCGGAGGCAATTAGCCAACTCGACGAACTGGCCGATCTTGTCAAGCAATCTATGCAAACCGATACAGGCTCTAAAATTCTTGCCAAGAAGTATTAA
- a CDS encoding response regulator: MLPEQQQRILGYFIEEARDHLNTIEQGLLNLEGTLNDPEMISEVFRAAHSIKGGAAMLGLTSIQHTSHRLEDCFKVLKDNPVQIDQKLESLFLGVSDTLKSLLEHLSGPYGLSEDAANTLMSETEPVFQWLYQHLELLVEQGKSGLSGSTDATELHTNSVENVSTLTELFLRRDIPNLAEDSHQESSEISVSVAPQQVRHVRGLGSPITTKENNNWGEFQAQVLQTLREMLQLFKQTTTPSTRQSLQQCCYQLVKLGETWNLPKWCGLCQAAASVIGNPENTYLTLAKIVITEIKQAQELVLQGREAEIAISQQLEALLSLAEIELLEVTPDLFDEQSAALTEPETILSSNTEQLVTTNLTQTSEEINLDKDTSVRPYLPQGTPLNAATHTSFAFTTHDEAHPISNNLDPNGPEVGIAELNTLADLFEGDTPELDESWHQEETLDIVATDNFGIDFSSTDAEDAHSDLSDLLSFDRAETTATTEDLSLLFGDNFLEKEASEPQNQQTSASNLEFGDINELDINLDSSSEDLQEFIDISSETNQPVGVNKNNVVEDLLILALDNDELLPTGEVTQPETEAFASVEISPSQPNTFDNLFSETRNANWVEEITPSDYIELPQESGLSSDNLFAEMGEQTLLPTSEPEIGDLFDISPAITPEFSQLENDLSNFWNHESTKEEDELDSLIEQNVERVLAESLFATTDDIFADSRQPISSPLNSFELEDLDIDFQQEEQLDLIFSSDSGDDLFDDLASSASTISPAISNTFIPETPLFVEHLGEEILVRSQQPEALDFAPEFTHQPSEISDVNLELDSFGSFDENQQLLFEDVATDSNYIQMDVTENTVDELSTTETSLDINFGETSDPSEAQPDELFGSFDENPQLLFEDVATDSTYIQMESTENTVDELSTTETSLDINFGEISDSSEAQPDELFGSFDENPQLLFEDVVTDSTYIQMESTENTVDELSTTETSLDINFGEISDSSEAQPDELFGSFDENPQLLFEDVVTDSTYIQMESTENTVDELSTTETELLERTNQEELGENAVLEDVNDFTQTVIQEDIETHFWDLEETSESALLSDEQNAVVASTEELPSTESIEVAAPEDDFADLEALLGEEVALNPKATSIPELDFAALEELLATDNARGVYDGLPQRQPFNTQPVLAKNDVPSPAIDEFGDLEKLLAEADQTISHSPVAKSNTSKAPRPSTRRAARFEETMKVPVKQLDDMSNLVGELVVNRNTLEQDHERLRQSLDNLLIQVQQLSDVGARMQELYERSLLEASLLAGRKKKDSGFQAPDSNADRGFSELEMDRFTPFHTLSQQMIERIVRVRESASDIDFVTEETERVARQFRQVTTQLQEGLTRARMVPFAQTIDRWRRGVRDNAIKCGKQVELVIEGGDTLIDKMILDHLTDPLTHMLNNAIAHGIETPEERQAAGKPPVGIITIRSFHQGNQTIISVGDDGAGIDSAKVKAKAVKIGMITEAQAKAMSRLEVYDLLFQSGFTIKDQADEISGRGVGMDVVRSEISEIRGTVNTDSAIGKGTTFTIRLPLTLSICKALCCVSDRSRIAFPMDGVEDTLDIPVKNIQHDANGQSFISWRDTVLPFRPLKELLTFNRQISRGNVYGGTRDDDMVSVVVVRSANTMIALQIDLVLSEQEIVIKQFEGPAPKPIGVAGATVLGDGRIMPIADVLEIIDIFQGRISTQMGGNSWQQKGVPVDTSPAKIDPTVLIVDDSITVRELLSLTFNKAGYRVEQARDGQEAWDKLRSGLPCDIVFCDIEMPRCDGLELLSRIQKDSNLNHLPIAMLTSRGADKHRQIAAQLGASGYFTKPYLEEALLEAATRMLKGEKLVSTTSNV, encoded by the coding sequence ATGCTGCCGGAACAACAACAGCGGATTTTGGGTTACTTTATCGAAGAAGCCAGGGATCACCTGAATACCATTGAGCAGGGGTTACTGAATCTAGAAGGTACCCTAAACGACCCGGAAATGATCAGTGAAGTCTTCCGGGCGGCTCACTCCATCAAAGGAGGAGCCGCGATGCTTGGATTGACTAGCATCCAGCATACTTCTCACCGTCTGGAAGATTGTTTCAAAGTTCTTAAAGATAATCCGGTTCAGATTGACCAAAAGTTAGAGTCTTTATTTCTTGGTGTATCTGATACCCTGAAATCACTATTAGAGCATTTGAGCGGGCCTTATGGTCTTTCTGAAGATGCAGCTAATACTTTGATGTCGGAAACTGAGCCGGTCTTTCAATGGTTATATCAGCATCTGGAACTACTTGTAGAACAAGGAAAAAGTGGATTATCTGGCAGTACTGATGCAACAGAGCTACATACCAACTCTGTAGAGAATGTCTCCACACTTACAGAACTTTTCTTGCGGCGAGATATTCCCAATCTGGCAGAAGACAGCCATCAGGAATCTTCAGAAATATCTGTTTCAGTAGCACCTCAGCAGGTGCGACACGTTCGCGGACTCGGATCGCCAATCACCACCAAAGAAAATAATAATTGGGGCGAGTTTCAAGCCCAAGTGCTGCAAACACTGCGGGAAATGTTGCAGCTATTTAAGCAAACCACAACACCCTCAACTCGGCAAAGCCTTCAGCAATGCTGTTACCAGTTAGTCAAACTTGGTGAGACTTGGAATTTGCCCAAGTGGTGTGGTTTGTGTCAAGCAGCAGCCAGTGTGATCGGCAATCCTGAAAATACTTATTTAACTTTAGCTAAAATTGTCATTACCGAAATCAAGCAAGCTCAAGAATTAGTCCTGCAAGGTAGAGAAGCCGAAATTGCAATTAGTCAGCAACTAGAAGCACTTTTGAGCTTGGCAGAAATTGAGTTATTAGAAGTTACCCCTGATTTGTTTGATGAACAGTCTGCGGCTTTGACAGAACCAGAGACAATTTTATCTAGTAACACCGAGCAATTAGTTACAACTAATCTAACCCAGACAAGTGAGGAAATTAATCTAGACAAGGATACTAGCGTTCGTCCATATCTTCCACAAGGAACACCACTCAACGCTGCAACTCACACGAGTTTTGCTTTTACCACACATGACGAAGCACATCCAATCAGTAACAATCTTGACCCCAATGGGCCAGAGGTAGGAATAGCTGAGTTAAATACCCTTGCCGATTTATTTGAAGGTGATACTCCCGAACTAGATGAAAGCTGGCATCAAGAAGAAACCTTAGATATTGTTGCCACCGATAATTTTGGAATTGATTTCAGTAGCACTGATGCTGAGGATGCTCATAGCGATTTATCCGATTTACTCTCCTTTGATCGAGCAGAAACTACAGCCACAACAGAAGATTTATCTCTGCTATTTGGCGACAATTTCTTAGAAAAAGAGGCTTCAGAACCGCAAAATCAACAAACATCTGCTTCAAATCTAGAGTTCGGTGATATTAACGAACTCGATATAAATTTAGACTCTTCTTCCGAAGATTTACAAGAATTTATTGATATTTCTAGTGAGACAAACCAGCCTGTTGGTGTCAACAAAAATAATGTAGTTGAAGATTTATTGATACTGGCACTAGATAATGATGAACTATTGCCCACGGGCGAAGTGACTCAACCAGAAACTGAGGCGTTCGCCAGTGTGGAAATATCTCCTAGCCAACCAAACACTTTTGATAACTTATTCTCAGAAACTAGAAATGCAAATTGGGTAGAAGAAATTACCCCTAGTGACTACATAGAATTACCCCAGGAAAGCGGCTTGTCTTCAGATAACCTGTTTGCTGAAATGGGAGAACAGACATTACTGCCTACAAGCGAACCAGAAATTGGTGATTTATTTGATATATCTCCAGCAATAACACCTGAGTTTTCTCAATTAGAAAACGATCTGAGCAACTTCTGGAATCACGAAAGTACAAAGGAAGAGGACGAATTAGATTCCTTAATTGAGCAGAATGTAGAAAGAGTGTTAGCGGAGAGTTTGTTTGCTACAACTGATGATATTTTTGCCGACAGTCGGCAGCCTATATCTTCTCCCCTAAACAGTTTTGAATTGGAAGATTTAGATATTGATTTCCAGCAAGAAGAGCAGCTAGATTTGATATTCTCATCAGATTCTGGAGATGATTTATTTGATGATTTAGCATCAAGTGCCTCAACTATTTCTCCAGCAATCAGTAATACTTTTATACCGGAAACGCCTTTGTTTGTAGAGCATCTAGGAGAAGAAATTCTCGTGCGATCGCAACAACCAGAAGCTTTAGATTTTGCTCCAGAATTCACTCATCAGCCCTCAGAAATATCTGATGTTAATCTGGAACTTGATTCATTCGGCTCTTTCGATGAAAATCAGCAACTGCTGTTTGAAGATGTAGCCACAGATTCCAACTATATTCAGATGGATGTCACAGAGAATACTGTAGATGAACTATCGACTACAGAAACTTCTTTAGATATCAATTTTGGAGAAACTTCCGATCCATCTGAAGCACAGCCAGATGAGTTATTCGGCTCTTTCGATGAAAATCCGCAACTGCTGTTTGAAGATGTAGCCACAGATTCCACCTATATTCAGATGGAATCTACAGAGAATACTGTAGATGAACTATCGACTACAGAAACTTCTTTAGATATCAATTTTGGGGAAATTTCCGATTCATCTGAAGCACAGCCAGATGAGTTGTTCGGCTCTTTCGATGAAAATCCGCAACTGCTATTTGAAGATGTAGTCACAGATTCCACCTATATTCAGATGGAATCTACAGAGAATACTGTGGATGAACTATCGACTACAGAAACTTCTTTAGATATCAATTTTGGGGAAATTTCCGATTCATCTGAAGCACAGCCAGATGAGTTATTCGGCTCTTTCGATGAAAATCCGCAACTGCTGTTTGAAGATGTAGTCACAGATTCCACCTATATTCAGATGGAATCTACAGAGAATACTGTGGATGAACTATCAACTACAGAAACTGAATTATTAGAAAGAACAAACCAGGAAGAATTAGGAGAAAATGCGGTATTAGAAGATGTCAATGACTTCACACAAACGGTTATTCAAGAAGATATAGAAACCCATTTTTGGGATCTAGAAGAAACATCTGAATCTGCGCTATTGTCAGATGAGCAAAATGCTGTTGTTGCCTCAACTGAAGAATTGCCAAGCACAGAAAGTATTGAAGTAGCTGCTCCAGAAGATGATTTTGCAGACTTGGAAGCATTACTAGGAGAGGAAGTAGCACTTAACCCCAAAGCTACCTCAATACCAGAACTAGATTTTGCAGCGTTGGAAGAATTGCTCGCTACAGATAACGCCAGAGGTGTTTACGACGGGCTACCCCAACGCCAGCCTTTCAACACTCAACCAGTCTTGGCGAAAAATGATGTGCCATCGCCAGCCATAGATGAATTTGGTGACTTGGAGAAACTGCTAGCAGAAGCAGATCAAACGATCTCCCATTCACCAGTAGCGAAATCGAACACCAGCAAAGCTCCTCGTCCCTCTACTCGTCGGGCTGCAAGATTTGAAGAAACAATGAAGGTTCCAGTTAAGCAACTGGACGATATGAGTAATTTAGTCGGGGAGTTGGTGGTAAATCGCAATACCTTAGAGCAAGATCATGAACGGCTACGGCAGTCATTAGATAACTTGCTGATTCAGGTACAACAACTCTCCGATGTGGGCGCAAGGATGCAAGAGTTGTACGAGCGATCGCTCCTAGAAGCTTCTCTATTAGCTGGACGCAAAAAGAAAGACTCCGGTTTCCAAGCGCCTGATTCCAATGCCGATAGGGGTTTTAGTGAGCTAGAGATGGATCGTTTTACTCCCTTCCATACACTCTCTCAGCAGATGATTGAGCGCATTGTCCGAGTGCGTGAGTCAGCTAGCGACATTGATTTTGTCACTGAAGAAACCGAACGAGTCGCAAGGCAGTTCCGCCAAGTAACCACCCAGCTACAAGAGGGACTAACAAGAGCGCGAATGGTGCCTTTTGCCCAAACTATCGATCGCTGGCGGCGAGGAGTGCGCGACAATGCGATCAAGTGTGGCAAACAAGTTGAGTTAGTAATCGAAGGTGGTGATACCTTAATTGACAAGATGATTTTAGATCATCTGACCGATCCGTTAACTCACATGCTGAATAATGCGATCGCTCACGGTATTGAAACGCCAGAAGAACGACAAGCCGCTGGTAAGCCACCCGTGGGAATCATTACTATTCGTTCCTTCCACCAAGGCAACCAAACGATCATTTCTGTCGGCGATGATGGCGCAGGTATCGATTCTGCAAAGGTTAAAGCTAAGGCGGTGAAGATTGGCATGATTACAGAAGCGCAAGCAAAAGCTATGTCTCGCCTCGAAGTCTACGATCTATTGTTCCAATCTGGTTTTACCATCAAAGACCAAGCAGATGAAATTTCTGGGCGTGGTGTGGGTATGGACGTGGTGCGTTCCGAGATTAGCGAAATTCGGGGGACAGTTAACACCGATTCTGCGATCGGCAAGGGAACCACCTTCACTATTCGTCTACCACTGACTCTGAGTATTTGTAAAGCTCTCTGCTGTGTCTCCGATCGCTCTAGAATCGCTTTCCCGATGGATGGTGTAGAAGATACGCTGGATATCCCAGTGAAAAATATTCAGCATGATGCCAATGGGCAATCATTTATTTCTTGGCGCGATACAGTCCTGCCATTCCGACCTTTGAAGGAGCTTTTAACCTTCAATCGGCAAATCAGTCGCGGTAATGTCTATGGCGGTACGCGAGATGATGATATGGTTTCTGTGGTCGTGGTGCGATCGGCAAATACCATGATTGCTCTACAGATTGACCTGGTGTTAAGCGAACAAGAAATTGTAATTAAGCAATTTGAAGGCCCAGCACCTAAACCCATTGGTGTCGCTGGTGCTACAGTCCTGGGTGATGGTCGGATTATGCCCATTGCTGACGTACTGGAAATCATTGACATCTTCCAGGGACGGATTTCTACACAAATGGGTGGCAATTCTTGGCAACAGAAAGGGGTTCCCGTAGACACCTCTCCTGCGAAGATTGACCCAACAGTGCTAATCGTGGATGACTCCATTACAGTCCGAGAGTTGCTATCCCTGACATTTAACAAAGCAGGTTATCGCGTAGAACAGGCGCGTGATGGTCAAGAAGCTTGGGATAAACTCCGCTCCGGTCTGCCTTGCGATATCGTATTTTGCGACATCGAAATGCCCCGTTGCGATGGTCTGGAATTACTCTCTCGCATTCAGAAAGATTCTAACCTCAACCACCTACCGATCGCGATGCTCACTTCACGGGGCGCAGACAAGCACAGGCAAATTGCAGCTCAACTCGGTGCTAGTGGCTACTTTACCAAGCCCTATCTCGAAGAAGCTCTCCTTGAAGCGGCGACACGGATGTTAAAAGGGGAAAAACTTGTTAGCACTACGAGTAATGTTTAG
- a CDS encoding methyl-accepting chemotaxis protein: MAASIDNYEPTYQQAMTAYVQRNYEVAATLVDQVVRNLPEDPNSHLLRGHIYYVLQQYDVAKEEYQQVLGLTNDQEIIGFANNGIENINQYLQSFGGQIDTSGSQEQINSSEMSDPLAYSEPELEDLAASEEFDSNNLDLNFFGEHQESVNGIEELSSNSPFDIPTEDSIRTGKISDSSTAFDDDPFALDEESEEQDLNSSSYEEKTELELPAFWQEDISENNLEESLVNSHFSDNDINSERGNLAIDNNNFSSSNSPTGNSENNYPDLLSEPKSPELSMGDLEYKKSKFGDETLLIVEEEVRNSSTTKNNSSKYDLPETEAHDWLKSKDLEIEEDLQPDLSDNSSSFNSNILQEQKQFQSGTSISSNSFDDENFDMEAFESAFGSEGLSSYENSNNILNGENSKSNIDFLDDFEEFDDLGNIPGFDLSEGDSNFGDAAMYSAPVEATGSGRSQVGDASASNPADREEELFTMTGSHEGVPVFSQTDVSKLEPNVSVEQGWLAPLENASIERKQWLIAGSVGIVSALVVATVSFVATTFSPPQQRESVRNTGWAMSLAAGIAGFTTAGFMGNFALKQIRRTTDDLQAQFEAVRQGNLNAQATVFSEDELGHLATGFNEMARVIFTTTSEAQRKADEQEEAKENLQRQVIRLLDDVEGAARGDLTVQAEVTADVLGAVADAFNLTIQNLRDIVQQVKVAAKDVTKGATNSETFARALSSDALRQAEELAVTLNSVQVMTDSIQRVAEAAREAETVARDASTIALKGGEAVENTVAGILEIRETVAETTRKVKRLAESSQEISKIVALISQIASRTNLLALNASIEAARAGEAGRGFAIVADEVRQLADKSAKSLKEIEQIVMQIQSETGSVMTAMEEGTQQVIKGTKLAEEAKRSLENIIQVANRIDILVRSITSDTVEQTETSRAVAHVMQSVELTAQETSQEAQRVSGALQHLVGVSRDLIASVERFRVETMETR; the protein is encoded by the coding sequence ATGGCAGCAAGTATTGATAATTACGAGCCAACATATCAACAGGCGATGACCGCCTATGTTCAAAGAAATTATGAGGTTGCCGCCACTTTAGTTGACCAAGTGGTGCGAAATTTACCAGAAGACCCCAACTCGCATTTGTTAAGGGGTCACATCTACTATGTCTTGCAACAGTACGATGTCGCAAAAGAAGAATATCAACAGGTATTAGGCTTGACTAACGATCAGGAAATTATTGGTTTTGCCAATAATGGAATTGAAAATATCAATCAATATTTACAGTCATTCGGTGGGCAGATTGATACATCAGGAAGTCAAGAGCAAATAAATTCCTCAGAGATGTCCGATCCATTGGCATATAGCGAACCAGAATTAGAAGATTTGGCTGCTAGTGAGGAGTTTGACAGTAATAACCTGGATTTGAACTTTTTTGGAGAGCATCAAGAAAGTGTGAATGGCATTGAAGAATTATCTTCAAATAGTCCATTTGACATCCCCACAGAAGATAGTATTAGAACTGGAAAAATATCAGATTCTTCTACAGCTTTTGATGATGACCCTTTTGCTTTGGATGAAGAATCAGAGGAACAAGATTTAAACAGCAGTAGTTATGAGGAAAAAACTGAATTAGAGTTACCTGCTTTTTGGCAGGAAGATATCTCAGAAAACAACCTTGAAGAATCATTAGTAAATAGTCACTTTTCAGATAATGACATAAATTCTGAACGCGGAAATTTAGCTATTGACAATAATAACTTTTCTTCCTCTAATTCACCAACTGGTAATAGCGAGAATAATTACCCTGATTTGTTGAGTGAGCCAAAGTCTCCAGAGCTTAGTATGGGAGATTTAGAATATAAAAAATCTAAATTTGGAGATGAAACTCTACTGATTGTTGAAGAAGAAGTTAGAAATAGTTCGACAACAAAAAATAACAGTAGTAAATATGATTTGCCTGAAACCGAAGCCCATGATTGGTTAAAGTCAAAGGATTTGGAAATAGAGGAAGATTTACAGCCGGACTTATCTGATAATTCTTCATCTTTTAATAGCAATATACTTCAGGAACAAAAGCAGTTTCAATCAGGTACAAGCATCAGTAGCAATAGCTTTGATGATGAAAATTTTGATATGGAAGCATTTGAGTCTGCTTTTGGTTCAGAGGGGTTAAGCTCCTATGAAAACTCAAACAATATACTGAATGGAGAAAATTCTAAGAGCAATATTGATTTTTTAGATGACTTTGAGGAATTTGACGATTTAGGAAACATTCCAGGGTTTGATCTGAGCGAAGGAGATTCTAACTTCGGTGATGCAGCAATGTATTCTGCTCCAGTAGAAGCTACTGGCAGTGGACGCTCTCAAGTTGGGGATGCTTCTGCAAGCAATCCAGCCGATCGCGAAGAGGAACTATTTACCATGACTGGTTCCCATGAAGGAGTACCAGTCTTTAGCCAAACAGATGTCTCGAAACTAGAACCCAATGTTAGCGTCGAGCAAGGCTGGTTAGCACCATTAGAGAATGCCTCCATAGAACGAAAACAATGGTTAATTGCTGGAAGTGTGGGTATTGTTTCGGCGCTGGTTGTAGCCACAGTTAGCTTTGTCGCCACCACATTTTCGCCACCCCAACAACGTGAATCAGTCCGAAACACAGGTTGGGCAATGTCACTAGCTGCTGGCATTGCCGGATTTACCACCGCTGGTTTTATGGGTAATTTTGCCCTCAAACAAATTCGGCGTACAACTGACGATCTGCAAGCTCAGTTTGAAGCTGTACGCCAAGGAAATTTAAATGCTCAAGCTACGGTGTTTTCCGAAGATGAATTGGGGCATTTAGCCACTGGCTTTAATGAAATGGCGCGGGTAATTTTCACGACCACAAGTGAAGCCCAACGGAAAGCCGATGAACAAGAGGAAGCCAAGGAAAACTTGCAACGGCAGGTGATTCGCCTCTTGGACGATGTGGAAGGAGCTGCTAGAGGCGATTTAACAGTCCAAGCGGAAGTGACAGCCGACGTATTGGGAGCCGTAGCCGACGCTTTTAACCTGACAATTCAAAACCTGCGGGATATTGTACAACAGGTAAAAGTGGCAGCGAAGGATGTAACAAAAGGTGCAACCAATTCTGAAACCTTTGCTAGAGCTTTATCTAGTGATGCTTTGCGGCAAGCAGAAGAGTTAGCAGTCACGCTGAATTCTGTACAGGTAATGACTGACTCGATTCAACGGGTAGCAGAGGCGGCACGGGAAGCTGAAACCGTTGCTCGTGATGCTAGTACGATCGCTCTTAAAGGTGGCGAAGCTGTAGAAAATACGGTGGCAGGTATTTTAGAAATTCGCGAAACTGTGGCCGAAACCACTCGCAAAGTGAAACGGTTGGCGGAATCTTCTCAAGAAATTTCTAAAATTGTGGCGTTGATTTCCCAGATTGCATCAAGAACCAACTTGTTAGCACTCAATGCTAGTATTGAGGCGGCAAGAGCAGGAGAAGCTGGACGCGGGTTTGCAATTGTAGCAGACGAAGTGCGCCAGTTAGCAGATAAATCTGCTAAATCCCTGAAGGAAATTGAACAAATTGTGATGCAAATCCAAAGCGAAACAGGCTCTGTAATGACCGCGATGGAAGAAGGCACACAACAAGTAATTAAAGGGACAAAATTGGCAGAAGAAGCCAAGCGATCGCTTGAAAACATTATTCAAGTAGCGAATCGCATTGATATTCTTGTGCGCTCTATTACTAGTGACACTGTAGAACAAACTGAAACTTCCCGCGCCGTCGCTCACGTAATGCAATCAGTAGAACTCACAGCACAAGAAACATCCCAGGAAGCACAGCGAGTTTCAGGAGCCTTACAACACTTAGTAGGTGTATCCCGTGACTTGATCGCTTCTGTTGAACGTTTCCGAGTGGAAACTATGGAAACCAGATAA